Proteins from a genomic interval of Pecten maximus chromosome 13, xPecMax1.1, whole genome shotgun sequence:
- the LOC117340547 gene encoding toll-like receptor 4 has protein sequence MGLLKLFCEVILFPVLFNIQTVHNQVINKKERILIYPTTNNELYNVKSLTHLANCTDEDVCRCYISSDNTLVADCSYLNIELVPRFHRNVTVIHLQGNKLRTFSGEGIPETVTYLDLSGNRVNSFIGFPFKDMKQLEYLYLNNNALQYTKEVFHDNIFHGLTSLKHLNIKQNNIKFALRNLHFPVGLSKLENLETLLLDGVDMTGFEESFESLTSLNTLDLSGKTGVCHLGILRSNFFQNISNLVNLDISGCTIHKIEVGTFRILKSLHTLNISSNECLTFRVLGNVTHDLQYTSIRVLDISRLHCTFGPSTVIHRHDIEHLLNTNLTHLYVESNRMAMLNTGVARTLPRNLKFLSVADNKLSFGLYYVELISELPNIEIVRADHQGSPHNLETGSSDCNDWRAPPPSSELSFSGSSELLDCNRNPLRKLDHNSKILTKFSFPVSLREFYYSHNAMDFEIGSLVFGENNLEILDLSNNLFHSWRGPLTNLRQLKYIDLSHNYCTYMSEYFFSVDNIVKTLLIQNNLLGLVLNKDDNRNIFKNFTNLELLDLSTNHIYALPTLLFKHQYKLQTLNLVKKWISKNRAFFVNFDAYECLFSNGTQVPFSNFDDTLIEITKSCDSYIGIIAVFASVILLSISLTISGIVYRYRWKLRYLFYMAKTRYRGYTPVTNAEDDDDFIYDAFISYSSDDCKFVKNDILSNLEDKQGLQLCLHQRDFSPGVEIAENITNAIHQSRKTVVLLSRNYLDSHWCMFEFNMARMESIYSRGASSILLLVFYEEIPSQRLTSYVIGSDRK, from the exons ATGGGACTGTTAAAACTGTTCTGTG AGGTTATCCTTTTTCCTGTGTTGTTTAACATACAGACTGTACACAACCAGGTCATCAATAAGAAGGAAAGGATTCTGATTTATCCTACAACGAACAACGAGCTCTACAACGTCAAAAGTTTAACACACCTCGCCAATTGTACAGATGAGGATGTTTGTCGTTGTTATATCTCAAGCGATAATACTCTTGTGGCCGACTGTTCTTACTTAAATATCGAACTCGTTCCTCGATTTCATCGCAATGTTACTGTTATCCATCTACAGGGAAACAAACTTAGGACTTTTTCTGGAGAAGGTATTCCGGAAACGGTTACATATCTGGACCTCTCAGGAAACAGAGTAAACTCTTTCATCGGATTTCCTTTCAAGGATATGAAACAAttggaatatttatatttaaacaataatgcTCTGCAGTATACTAAGGAAGTGTTTCACGATAATATTTTCCACGGATTGACCAGCTtaaagcatttgaatataaaacagAATAATATAAAATTTGCCCTGCGAAATTTACACTTTCCAGTCGGCCTTTCTAAATTGGAAAACCTTGAAACCCTGCTCTTGGACGGTGTTGATATGACTGGTTTTGAGGAAAGTTTTGAGTCATTGACTAGCTTAAACACACTTGATTTATCTGGCAAAACAGGGGTTTGTCACTTAGGCATATTGAGATccaatttctttcaaaatatttctaacTTAGTGAATTTGGATATTTCAGGCTGTACCATTCATAAAATTGAAGTAGGGACCTTTCGCATTTTGAAATCTCTTCATACACTAAACATTTCATCTAATGAATGTCTTACTTTTCGGGTACTTGGAAATGTCACACATGATCTGCAATATACGTCCATTCGTGTCCTTGACATTAGTCGCTTACATTGTACGTTTGGACCCAGTACAGTTatacacagacatgatattgAACATCTTCTGAACACTAACTTGACGCATTTGTACGTGGAGAGTAATCGGATGGCTATGCTTAATACTGGTGTCGCAAGGACACTTCCGAGAAATCTAAAGTTTTTATCTGTAGCAGATAATAAGTTGTCTTTCGGACTTTATTATGTAGAACTGATATCTGAGTTGCCAAATATCGAAATAGTGCGCGCGGACCATCAGGGGAGTCCTCACAACTTAGAGACTGGCAGTAGCGACTGTAACGATTGGCGTGCTCCGCCGCCATCATCGGAACTATCATTTAGTGGATCGAGTGAATTACTCGATTGTAACAGAAATCCTCTGCGAAAGCTAGATCACAACAGtaagattttaacaaaattttcttttcctgtttccTTAAGGGAGTTTTACTACAGCCATAATGCAATGGATTTTGAAATCGGATCACTAGTTTTTGGAGAAAATAATTTAGAAATTTTAGATCTAAGTAATAATCTTTTCCATTCATGGAGAGGACCTTTGACAAATTTGCGGCAACTAAAATATATCGatttatctcataactactgtacTTATATGTCTGAATACTTTTTTTCTGTCGATAACATTGTCAAAACTTTGTTGATTCAAAACAATCTGTTAGGACTGGTTCTTAACAAAGATGACAATAGGAATATATTCAAGAATTTTACAAATTTAGAACTGCTCGATCTTTCTACAAATCACATATATGCTTTACCGACACTTCTTTTCAAACACCAATACAAACTGCAAACATTAAATCTTGTCAAAAAATGGATATCTAAGAATAGAGcattttttgtgaattttgatGCATACGAATGTTTATTTTCTAATGGAACACAAGTGCCCTTTTCAAACTTTGATGATACTTTGATTGAAATAACGAAGTCATGTGACAGTTATATCGGTATCATAGCGGTGTTTGCATCAGTGATTCTGTTATCAATTTCCCTGACCATTTCCGGTATCGTCTACCGCTATAGATGGAAACTACGGTACCTGTTTTACATGGCAAAGACAAGATACAGAGGATATACACCTGTCACTAATGCAGAGGACGACGATGATTTCATATACGACGCATTTATATCATATAGTTCAGATGATTGCAAATTTGTCAAAAACGACATACTGAGCAACTTGGAGGATAAACAAGGATTGCAACTGTGTCTTCATCAACGGGACTTTAGTCCGGGCGTAGAGATAGCCGAGAACATAACTAATGCCATTCATCAAAGTCGGAAAACCGTGGTCCTACTATCTAGAAACTACCTTGATTCACATTGGTGTATGTTTGAATTCAACATGGCTCGAATGGAGAGTATATATTCTAGGGGAGCCAGCTCTATTCTGTTGCTAGTTTTCTATGAGGAAATTCCTAGCCAAAGACTTACCTCTTACGTTATTGGATCTGATAGAAAGTGA